A genomic segment from Thamnophis elegans isolate rThaEle1 chromosome 3, rThaEle1.pri, whole genome shotgun sequence encodes:
- the SH3BP4 gene encoding SH3 domain-binding protein 4 isoform X1: MAAQRIRAANASCLSRCKSEGMLIDLNEEFSETSFSSVKVPSPGALMTDSLASLGTAKEVVAIKDYCPNNFTTLKFSKGDHLYILDTSGGEWWYAHNTTEMGYIPSSYVQPINYWNSSLTDSGMIDYLLESSDEGAKELDLLGDWSDAKWNLAKNNPFLNSIQTTNHFLNGNMKEMSEKSKEVPHQITMDLLLFDTVPTFTGSSSIANSSFLDKVPSVNGFDFEQANRQDNPFFRSKRSYSLSELSILQAKSESPSSSGFFTGLKSPTPEQFQSKEDFRVAWLSHRKLARSCHDLDLLGQNPGWGQTQPVETNIVCKLDSSGGAVQLPDTNINIHVPEGHVADGDAQQISLKALLDPPLELNSDICSTISPVLEIKLSNMEIRMPIILEMKISAEINNDIVSKNLVAVRCLRSDVKEGPYTPMALSYCYGGTIKVQLENLEPCMYIAIVAQGQNISYPYTVWDYISKKITVGVYGPKHIHPSFKTVVAVFGHDCAPKNLVVNEVTRQVHSVAPVMLHLWGKHQFFLLRPQDLKLCMFSNMPNYEVKASDQAKIVRGFQMKLGKVSRLIFPIISHDPNELSDFTLRIQIKDDKDIMLAQFCVQTPQPPLKNAARGTGQRRFLKKNEIGKIILSPLATTSKYPVFQDRTVTCLKYGKLLKTVVRQNKNHYLLEYKKGDAIALLSEEKIRLKGQLWTKEWYIGYYHGKIGLVHTKNVLIVGKVKPNYFFGPELTTSMLLEQILRPCKFLTYIYASVRTLLMENISSWRAFADALGYRNLPLAFFCRAELDSEPECVASVLEKLKEDCNNSESKDKKSFQKELMLALLKMDCQGLVVKLIQDFVLLTTAVEVSQRWRELAEKLAKVSKQQMDAYEAPHQDKNGAVDSEAMWKPAYDFMLTWSNQMGDSYRDVTQELHIGLDKMKNPITKRWKHLTGTLILVNSLEILRAAAFSPQEEYDDYAL; this comes from the exons TGCCTTCTCCTGGTGCCTTGATGACAGATAGCCTTGCATCATTGGGAACTGCAAAGGAAGTTGTAGCAATTAAAGACTATTGTCCAAACAACTTTACTACATTGAAGTTTTCCAAAGGGGACCATCTCTATATCTTAGATACCTCAGGAGGTGAGTGGTGGTATGCACACAATACCACAGAAATGGGCTATATTCCATCCTCCTATGTGCAGCCCATAAACTATTGGAACTCTTCATTAACTGACAGTGGAATGATAGACTATCTCCTTGAAAGTTCTGATGAAGGAGCAAAAGAGTTGGATTTGCTTGGCGACTGGTCAGATGCAAAGTGGAACTTAGCTAAAAACAATCCTTTTTTGAACAGTATTCAAACTACTAACCATTTTCTGAATGGAAATATGAAAGAAATGTCAGAAAAAAGCAAAGAGGTTCCCCACCAAATCACAATGGATTTGTTACTCTTTGATACAGTTCCTACATTTACGGGGTCAAGTTCTATAGCAAAtagcagttttcttgacaaagtgCCATCAGTGAATGGATTTGATTTTGAGCAAGCAAACAGACAAGACAATCCTTTTTTTAGAAGCAAACGCTCATACAGTTTATCAGAGCTTTCTATACTTCAggcaaaatcagaaagtccatCTTCATCAGGTTTCTTTACTGGATTGAAATCTCCTACCCCAGAGCAATTCCAAAGCAAAGAGGATTTCAGGGTTGCATGGCTAAGTCATCGGAAACTAGCAAGGTCATGCCATGATTTGGATTTGCTGGGTCAGAACCCTGGTTGGGGGCAGACACAACCTGTGGAGACTAACATAGTTTGCAAACTGGATAGTTCAGGTGGTGCAGTTCAGCTTCCagatacaaatattaatattcaTGTACCTGAAGGACATGTGGCTGATGGAGATGCACAACAGATCTCTCTGAAAGCTCTATTGGATCCCCCACTGGAACTCAACAGTGACATATGCAGTACCATAAGTCCTGTGCTGGAAATTAAACTGAGCAACATGGAAATCAGAATGCCCATTATATTGGAAATGAAAATTTCAGCAGAAATTAACAATGACATTGTGAGCAAGAATTTAGTAGCTGTAAGGTGCTTGAGGAGTGATGTGAAGGAAGGCCCATATACTCCAATGGCGCTAAGTTACTGTTATGGAGGCACAATCAAGGTTCAGTTGGAGAACCTGGAACCCTGCATGTATATAGCTATTGTAGCCCAAGGACAGAATATTTCATATCCTTACACAGTTTGGGATTATATCAGTAAAAAAATTACAGTTGGGGTCTATGGTCCAAAACACATACATCCTTCATTTAAAACTGTAGTTGCTGTATTTGGACATGATTGTGCACCAAAGAATCTTGTAGTGAATGAAGTTACACGTCAAGTACATAGTGTAGCACCAGTAATGCTGCATTTGTGGGGAAAGCACCAGTTCTTCTTACTAAGACCACAAGACTTAAAACTTTGTATGTTTTCAAATATGCCTAATTATGAGGTGAAAGCCAGTGATCAGGCAAAAATAGTGAGAGGATTCCAAATGAAACTTGGCAAAGTCAGTCGCCTCATTTTCCCCATCATATCACATGATCCTAATGAGCTGTCTGATTTTACTTTAAGAATACAAATTAAAGATGACAAAGATATTATGCTTGCTCAGTTCTGTGTACAGACACCTCAACCACCTCTTAAAAATGCTGCTCGAGGTACTGGACAGCGCAGgtttctgaaaaaaaatgaaattgggaAAATAATTTTGTCTCCTCTTGCAACCACCAGCAAATATCCTGTTTTCCAAGATCGGACTGTCACTTGTTTAAAATATGGCAAATTGCTGAAAACAGTAGTGAGGCAAAATAAGAACCATTATCTCTTAGAGTATAAGAAAGGAGATGCTATAGCTTTGCTAAGTGAGGAGAAAATCAGATTGAAAGGTCAGCTCTGGACCAAGGAATGGTACATTGGATACTATCATGGTAAAATTGGCCTAGTCCAtactaaaaatgttttaattgttgGAAAAGTCAAACCAAATTATTTCTTTGGACCTGAGCTTACTACAAGTATGTTGCTGGAGCAAATTCTAAGACCTTGCAAATTTCTTACCTATATCTATGCTTCAGTAAGGACTTTACTGATGGAAAATATTAGCAGCTGGCGTGCCTTTGCAGATGCTCTGGGATATAGGAACTTGCCACTTGCTTTTTTCTGTCGAGCAGAATTGGACAGTGAGCCAGAATGTGTTGCTTCTGTGTTGGAGAAATTGAAAGAGGACTGTAATAATTCAGAAAGTAAAGATAAGAAATCTTTCCAGAAAGAACTGATGTTG GCATTATTGAAAATGGACTGTCAAGGCTTGGTTGTCAAGCTAATTCAGGATTTTGTTCTTCTGACTACAGCCGTAGAAGTGTCTCAGCGCTGGAGAGAACTTGCTGAGAAATTGGCTAAAGTTTCTAAGCAACAAATGGATGCCTATGAAGCTCCCCATCAGGATAAGAATGGTGCAGTAGATAGTGAG GCAATGTGGAAACCAGCCTATGATTTCATGCTAACATGGAGTAATCAGATGGGAGACAGTTATCGTGATGTTACCCAAGAACTGCACATTGGACTTGATAAGATGAAGAATCCTATTACGAAACGTTGGAAACATCTGACTGGCACCCTAATTTTAGTAAATTCCTTGGAAATATTACGAGCAGCTGCTTTTAGCCCACAAGAAGAATATGATGATTATGCCCTCTGA
- the SH3BP4 gene encoding SH3 domain-binding protein 4 isoform X2, giving the protein MTDSLASLGTAKEVVAIKDYCPNNFTTLKFSKGDHLYILDTSGGEWWYAHNTTEMGYIPSSYVQPINYWNSSLTDSGMIDYLLESSDEGAKELDLLGDWSDAKWNLAKNNPFLNSIQTTNHFLNGNMKEMSEKSKEVPHQITMDLLLFDTVPTFTGSSSIANSSFLDKVPSVNGFDFEQANRQDNPFFRSKRSYSLSELSILQAKSESPSSSGFFTGLKSPTPEQFQSKEDFRVAWLSHRKLARSCHDLDLLGQNPGWGQTQPVETNIVCKLDSSGGAVQLPDTNINIHVPEGHVADGDAQQISLKALLDPPLELNSDICSTISPVLEIKLSNMEIRMPIILEMKISAEINNDIVSKNLVAVRCLRSDVKEGPYTPMALSYCYGGTIKVQLENLEPCMYIAIVAQGQNISYPYTVWDYISKKITVGVYGPKHIHPSFKTVVAVFGHDCAPKNLVVNEVTRQVHSVAPVMLHLWGKHQFFLLRPQDLKLCMFSNMPNYEVKASDQAKIVRGFQMKLGKVSRLIFPIISHDPNELSDFTLRIQIKDDKDIMLAQFCVQTPQPPLKNAARGTGQRRFLKKNEIGKIILSPLATTSKYPVFQDRTVTCLKYGKLLKTVVRQNKNHYLLEYKKGDAIALLSEEKIRLKGQLWTKEWYIGYYHGKIGLVHTKNVLIVGKVKPNYFFGPELTTSMLLEQILRPCKFLTYIYASVRTLLMENISSWRAFADALGYRNLPLAFFCRAELDSEPECVASVLEKLKEDCNNSESKDKKSFQKELMLALLKMDCQGLVVKLIQDFVLLTTAVEVSQRWRELAEKLAKVSKQQMDAYEAPHQDKNGAVDSEAMWKPAYDFMLTWSNQMGDSYRDVTQELHIGLDKMKNPITKRWKHLTGTLILVNSLEILRAAAFSPQEEYDDYAL; this is encoded by the exons ATGACAGATAGCCTTGCATCATTGGGAACTGCAAAGGAAGTTGTAGCAATTAAAGACTATTGTCCAAACAACTTTACTACATTGAAGTTTTCCAAAGGGGACCATCTCTATATCTTAGATACCTCAGGAGGTGAGTGGTGGTATGCACACAATACCACAGAAATGGGCTATATTCCATCCTCCTATGTGCAGCCCATAAACTATTGGAACTCTTCATTAACTGACAGTGGAATGATAGACTATCTCCTTGAAAGTTCTGATGAAGGAGCAAAAGAGTTGGATTTGCTTGGCGACTGGTCAGATGCAAAGTGGAACTTAGCTAAAAACAATCCTTTTTTGAACAGTATTCAAACTACTAACCATTTTCTGAATGGAAATATGAAAGAAATGTCAGAAAAAAGCAAAGAGGTTCCCCACCAAATCACAATGGATTTGTTACTCTTTGATACAGTTCCTACATTTACGGGGTCAAGTTCTATAGCAAAtagcagttttcttgacaaagtgCCATCAGTGAATGGATTTGATTTTGAGCAAGCAAACAGACAAGACAATCCTTTTTTTAGAAGCAAACGCTCATACAGTTTATCAGAGCTTTCTATACTTCAggcaaaatcagaaagtccatCTTCATCAGGTTTCTTTACTGGATTGAAATCTCCTACCCCAGAGCAATTCCAAAGCAAAGAGGATTTCAGGGTTGCATGGCTAAGTCATCGGAAACTAGCAAGGTCATGCCATGATTTGGATTTGCTGGGTCAGAACCCTGGTTGGGGGCAGACACAACCTGTGGAGACTAACATAGTTTGCAAACTGGATAGTTCAGGTGGTGCAGTTCAGCTTCCagatacaaatattaatattcaTGTACCTGAAGGACATGTGGCTGATGGAGATGCACAACAGATCTCTCTGAAAGCTCTATTGGATCCCCCACTGGAACTCAACAGTGACATATGCAGTACCATAAGTCCTGTGCTGGAAATTAAACTGAGCAACATGGAAATCAGAATGCCCATTATATTGGAAATGAAAATTTCAGCAGAAATTAACAATGACATTGTGAGCAAGAATTTAGTAGCTGTAAGGTGCTTGAGGAGTGATGTGAAGGAAGGCCCATATACTCCAATGGCGCTAAGTTACTGTTATGGAGGCACAATCAAGGTTCAGTTGGAGAACCTGGAACCCTGCATGTATATAGCTATTGTAGCCCAAGGACAGAATATTTCATATCCTTACACAGTTTGGGATTATATCAGTAAAAAAATTACAGTTGGGGTCTATGGTCCAAAACACATACATCCTTCATTTAAAACTGTAGTTGCTGTATTTGGACATGATTGTGCACCAAAGAATCTTGTAGTGAATGAAGTTACACGTCAAGTACATAGTGTAGCACCAGTAATGCTGCATTTGTGGGGAAAGCACCAGTTCTTCTTACTAAGACCACAAGACTTAAAACTTTGTATGTTTTCAAATATGCCTAATTATGAGGTGAAAGCCAGTGATCAGGCAAAAATAGTGAGAGGATTCCAAATGAAACTTGGCAAAGTCAGTCGCCTCATTTTCCCCATCATATCACATGATCCTAATGAGCTGTCTGATTTTACTTTAAGAATACAAATTAAAGATGACAAAGATATTATGCTTGCTCAGTTCTGTGTACAGACACCTCAACCACCTCTTAAAAATGCTGCTCGAGGTACTGGACAGCGCAGgtttctgaaaaaaaatgaaattgggaAAATAATTTTGTCTCCTCTTGCAACCACCAGCAAATATCCTGTTTTCCAAGATCGGACTGTCACTTGTTTAAAATATGGCAAATTGCTGAAAACAGTAGTGAGGCAAAATAAGAACCATTATCTCTTAGAGTATAAGAAAGGAGATGCTATAGCTTTGCTAAGTGAGGAGAAAATCAGATTGAAAGGTCAGCTCTGGACCAAGGAATGGTACATTGGATACTATCATGGTAAAATTGGCCTAGTCCAtactaaaaatgttttaattgttgGAAAAGTCAAACCAAATTATTTCTTTGGACCTGAGCTTACTACAAGTATGTTGCTGGAGCAAATTCTAAGACCTTGCAAATTTCTTACCTATATCTATGCTTCAGTAAGGACTTTACTGATGGAAAATATTAGCAGCTGGCGTGCCTTTGCAGATGCTCTGGGATATAGGAACTTGCCACTTGCTTTTTTCTGTCGAGCAGAATTGGACAGTGAGCCAGAATGTGTTGCTTCTGTGTTGGAGAAATTGAAAGAGGACTGTAATAATTCAGAAAGTAAAGATAAGAAATCTTTCCAGAAAGAACTGATGTTG GCATTATTGAAAATGGACTGTCAAGGCTTGGTTGTCAAGCTAATTCAGGATTTTGTTCTTCTGACTACAGCCGTAGAAGTGTCTCAGCGCTGGAGAGAACTTGCTGAGAAATTGGCTAAAGTTTCTAAGCAACAAATGGATGCCTATGAAGCTCCCCATCAGGATAAGAATGGTGCAGTAGATAGTGAG GCAATGTGGAAACCAGCCTATGATTTCATGCTAACATGGAGTAATCAGATGGGAGACAGTTATCGTGATGTTACCCAAGAACTGCACATTGGACTTGATAAGATGAAGAATCCTATTACGAAACGTTGGAAACATCTGACTGGCACCCTAATTTTAGTAAATTCCTTGGAAATATTACGAGCAGCTGCTTTTAGCCCACAAGAAGAATATGATGATTATGCCCTCTGA